A genome region from Macaca nemestrina isolate mMacNem1 chromosome 15, mMacNem.hap1, whole genome shotgun sequence includes the following:
- the LOC105464508 gene encoding cytokine receptor common subunit beta isoform X1, whose amino-acid sequence MALAQRLLSMALLALCWGHSLPGAEETIPLRTLRCYNDYTSHITCRWADTQDAQRLVNVTLSRRVNDRDPPEPVSCDLSEDMPWSACPYPRCVPRRCVIPYQSFVVTDVDYYSFQPDRPLGTQLTVTLTQHVQPPAPKDLQINTDQDHFLLTWSVAPGSPQSHWLSLGDLESEVVYKRLQDSWEDAATLLSNASQATLGPEHLMPSSTYVARVRTRLASGSRLSGRPSEWSPEVRWDSQPGDEAQPQNLQCFFDGAAVLSCSWEVRQEVASSVSFGLFYKPSPDAGEEECSPVLREGLGSLYTRHHCQIPVPDPGTHGQYIVSVQPRRAEKRIKSSENIQMAPPSLNVTRDGDSYSLRWETMKMQYEHIDHTFEIQYTKDTATWKDSKTETLQNAHSMALPALEPSTRYWARVRVRTSRTGYNGTWSDWSEVCSWDTESEFPVTMEARKSRAADWVLGLQVLPMWVLALVVIFLTIAVLLALRFCGIYGYRLRRKWEERIPNPSKSHLFQNGSAELWTPGSMMAFTSGSPLHQGPWDSRFPELEGVFPVGFGDSEVSPLTIEDLGHVCDPPSGPDTTPAASDLPTEQPPSPQPGPPASSHTPEKQVSSFDFNGPYLGPPHSRSLPDILGQPEPPQACGSQKSPPPGSLEYLCLPAGGQVQLVPLAQAMGHGQAMDVERRPSQGAAGSSSLESEGDPAPPVLGPRVGGQDPKDSPVAIPASSGVPEDPGVASGYVSSADLVLPPHSGASALSLVPSPGIPSDQTPSFCPGLASGPPGAPGPVKSGFEGYVELPPTEGQSPKSPVNNLVPPEVRSPVLNPGERRADVSPTSPQPEGLLVLQQVGDYCFLPGLGPGPLSPRSKPSSPGPCPEIRDLDQACQVKKPPGQAVPQVPVIQLFKVLKQQDYLSLPPWEVNKPGEVC is encoded by the exons ATGGCGCTGGCCCAGAGGCTGCTCTCCATGGCCCTGCTGGCCCTGTGCTGGGGGCACAGCCTGCCAGGGGCAGAAG AAACCATCCCACTGCGGACCCTACGCTGCTACAATGACTACACCAGCCACATCACCTGCAGGTGGGCGGACACCCAGGATGCCCAGCGGCTTGTCAACGTGACCCTCAGTCGccgggtgaatga CAGGGACCCTCCAGAGCCAGTGTCCTGTGACCTCAGTGAAGACATGCCCTGGTCAGCCTGCCCCTATCCCCGCTGCGTGCCCAGGAGATGTGTCATTCCTTACCAGAGTTTTGTCGTCACGGACGTTGACTACTACTCATTCCAACCAGACAGGCCTCTGGGCACCCAGCTCACCGTCACTCTGACCCAGCATG TCCAGCCTCCTGCGCCCAAGGACCTGCAGATCAACACCGACCAGGACCACTTCCTGCTGACCTGGAGTGTGGCCCCTGGGAGTCCCCAGAGCCACTGGTTGTCCCTGGGGGATCTGGAGTCTGAGGTGGTCTACAAGCGGCTCCAGGATTCTTGGGAG GATGCAGCCACCCTCCTCTCCAACGCCTCCCAGGCCACCCTGGGGCCAGAGCACCTCATGCCCAGCAGCACCTATGTGGCCCGAGTGCGGACCCGCCTGGCCTCAGGCTCTCGGCTCTCGGGACGTCCCAGCGAATGGAGCCCAGAGGTTCGCTGGGACTCCCAGCCAG GGGACGAGGCCCAGCCTCAGAACCTGCAGTGCTTCTTTGACGGGGCCGCCGTGCTCAGCTGCtcctgggaggtgaggcaggaggtggCCAGCTCAGTCTCCTTTGGCCTCTTCTACAAGCCCAGCCCAGATGCAGG GGAGGAAGAGTGCTCCCCAGTGCTGAGGGAGGGGCTCGGCAGCCTCTACACCAGGCACCACTGCCAGATTCCCGTGCCCGACCCCGGGACCCATGGCCAATACATCGTCTCCGTTCAGCCAAGGAGGGCAGAGAAACGCATAAAGAGCTCAGAAAACA TCCAGATGGCCCCTCCATCCCTCAACGTGACCAGGGATGGAGACAGCTACAGTCTGCGCTGGGAAACAATGAAAATGCAATACGAACACATAGACCACACATTTGAGATCCAGTACACGAAAGACACGGCCACGTGGAAG GACAGCAAGACTGAGACCCTCCAGAACGCCCACAGCATGGCCCTGCCAGCCCTGGAGCCCTCCACCAGATACTGGGCCAGGGTGAGGGTCAGGACCTCCCGCACCGGCTACAATGGAACCTGGAGCGACTGGAGTGAGGTGTGCTCCTGGGACACCGAGTCGG AGTTTCCTGTTACCATGGAAGCAAGAAAATCTAGAGCCGCAGACTGGGTCCTTGGATTGCAAG TGCTGCCCATGTGGGTGCTGGCTCTCGTTGTGATCTTCCTCACCATCGCTGTGCTCTTGGCCCTCCGCTTCTGTGGCATCTACGGGTACAG GCTGCGTAGAAAGTGGGAGGAGAGGATCCCCAACCCCAGCAAGAGCCACCTGTTCCAG AACGGGAGTGCAGAGCTTTGGACCCCAGGCAGCATGATGGCCTTCACCAGCGGGAGCCCCCTACACCAGGGGCCGTGGGACAGCCGCTTCCCTGAGCTGGAGGG GGTGTTCCCTGTAGGATTCGGGGACAGCGAGGTGTCACCTCTCACCATAGAGGACCTCGGGCATGTCTGTGATCCACCATCTGGGCCTGACACGACTCCAGCTGCCTCCGATCTGCCCACAGAgcagccccccagcccccagccaggCCCGCCTGCCTCCTCCCACACGCCTGAGAAGCAGGTTTCCAGCTTTGACTTCAATGGGCCCTACCTGGGGCCGCCCCACAGCCGCTCCCTGCCTGACATCCTGGGCCAGCCAGAGCCCCCACAGGCGTGTGGGAGCCAGAAGTCCCCACCTCCGGGGTCCCTGGAGTACCTGTGTCTGCCTGCTGGGGGGCAGGTGCAGCTGGTCCCTCTGGCCCAGGCGATGGGACATGGCCAGGCCATGGACGTGGAGAGGAGGCCGAGCCAGGGGGCTGCAGGGAGTTCCTCCCTGGAGTCCGAGGGAGACCCTGCCCCTCCTGTTCTTGGGCCAAGGGTGGGAGGACAGGACCCAAAGGACAGCCCTGTGGCTATACCCGCGAGCTCTGGGGTTCCTGAGGACCCTGGAGTGGCCTCTGGTTACGTCTCCTCTGCAGACCTGGTACTCCCCCCACACTCAGGGGCCTCGGCTCTCTCCCTGGTTCCCTCTCCGGGCATCCCCTCAGACCAGACCCCCAGCTTCTGTCCTGGGCTGGCCAGTGGACCccctggagccccaggccctGTGAAGTCAGGGTTTGAGGGCTATGTGGAGCTCCCTCCAACTGAGGGCCAGTCCCCCAAGTCCCCAGTGAACAATCTTGTCCCCCCTGAGGTCAGAAGCCCTGTCCTGAATCCAGGGGAACGCCGGGCAGATGTGTCCCCAACATCCCCACAGCCCGAGGGCCTCCTTGTCCTGCAGCAGGTGGGCGACTATTGCTTCCTCCCCGGCCTGGGCCCCGGCCCTCTCTCACCACGGAGTAAACCCTCTTCCCCGGGACCCTGTCCTGAGATCAGGGATCTAGACCAGGCTTGTCAGGTCAAGAAGCCCCCAGGCCAGGCTGTGCCCCAGGTGCCCGTCATTCAGCTGTTCAAAGTCCTGAAGCAGCAGGACTACCTGTCTCTGCCCCCTTGGGAGGTCAACAAGCCTGGGGAGGTGTGTTGA
- the LOC105464508 gene encoding cytokine receptor common subunit beta isoform X3, which translates to MALAQRLLSMALLALCWGHSLPGAEETIPLRTLRCYNDYTSHITCRWADTQDAQRLVNVTLSRRVNDRDPPEPVSCDLSEDMPWSACPYPRCVPRRCVIPYQSFVVTDVDYYSFQPDRPLGTQLTVTLTQHVQPPAPKDLQINTDQDHFLLTWSVAPGSPQSHWLSLGDLESEVVYKRLQDSWEDAATLLSNASQATLGPEHLMPSSTYVARVRTRLASGSRLSGRPSEWSPEVRWDSQPGDEAQPQNLQCFFDGAAVLSCSWEVRQEVASSVSFGLFYKPSPDAGEEECSPVLREGLGSLYTRHHCQIPVPDPGTHGQYIVSVQPRRAEKRIKSSENIQMAPPSLNVTRDGDSYSLRWETMKMQYEHIDHTFEIQYTKDTATWKDSKTETLQNAHSMALPALEPSTRYWARVRVRTSRTGYNGTWSDWSEVCSWDTESVLPMWVLALVVIFLTIAVLLALRFCGIYGYRLRRKWEERIPNPSKSHLFQNGSAELWTPGSMMAFTSGSPLHQGPWDSRFPELEGVFPVGFGDSEVSPLTIEDLGHVCDPPSGPDTTPAASDLPTEQPPSPQPGPPASSHTPEKQVSSFDFNGPYLGPPHSRSLPDILGQPEPPQACGSQKSPPPGSLEYLCLPAGGQVQLVPLAQAMGHGQAMDVERRPSQGAAGSSSLESEGDPAPPVLGPRVGGQDPKDSPVAIPASSGVPEDPGVASGYVSSADLVLPPHSGASALSLVPSPGIPSDQTPSFCPGLASGPPGAPGPVKSGFEGYVELPPTEGQSPKSPVNNLVPPEVRSPVLNPGERRADVSPTSPQPEGLLVLQQVGDYCFLPGLGPGPLSPRSKPSSPGPCPEIRDLDQACQVKKPPGQAVPQVPVIQLFKVLKQQDYLSLPPWEVNKPGEVC; encoded by the exons ATGGCGCTGGCCCAGAGGCTGCTCTCCATGGCCCTGCTGGCCCTGTGCTGGGGGCACAGCCTGCCAGGGGCAGAAG AAACCATCCCACTGCGGACCCTACGCTGCTACAATGACTACACCAGCCACATCACCTGCAGGTGGGCGGACACCCAGGATGCCCAGCGGCTTGTCAACGTGACCCTCAGTCGccgggtgaatga CAGGGACCCTCCAGAGCCAGTGTCCTGTGACCTCAGTGAAGACATGCCCTGGTCAGCCTGCCCCTATCCCCGCTGCGTGCCCAGGAGATGTGTCATTCCTTACCAGAGTTTTGTCGTCACGGACGTTGACTACTACTCATTCCAACCAGACAGGCCTCTGGGCACCCAGCTCACCGTCACTCTGACCCAGCATG TCCAGCCTCCTGCGCCCAAGGACCTGCAGATCAACACCGACCAGGACCACTTCCTGCTGACCTGGAGTGTGGCCCCTGGGAGTCCCCAGAGCCACTGGTTGTCCCTGGGGGATCTGGAGTCTGAGGTGGTCTACAAGCGGCTCCAGGATTCTTGGGAG GATGCAGCCACCCTCCTCTCCAACGCCTCCCAGGCCACCCTGGGGCCAGAGCACCTCATGCCCAGCAGCACCTATGTGGCCCGAGTGCGGACCCGCCTGGCCTCAGGCTCTCGGCTCTCGGGACGTCCCAGCGAATGGAGCCCAGAGGTTCGCTGGGACTCCCAGCCAG GGGACGAGGCCCAGCCTCAGAACCTGCAGTGCTTCTTTGACGGGGCCGCCGTGCTCAGCTGCtcctgggaggtgaggcaggaggtggCCAGCTCAGTCTCCTTTGGCCTCTTCTACAAGCCCAGCCCAGATGCAGG GGAGGAAGAGTGCTCCCCAGTGCTGAGGGAGGGGCTCGGCAGCCTCTACACCAGGCACCACTGCCAGATTCCCGTGCCCGACCCCGGGACCCATGGCCAATACATCGTCTCCGTTCAGCCAAGGAGGGCAGAGAAACGCATAAAGAGCTCAGAAAACA TCCAGATGGCCCCTCCATCCCTCAACGTGACCAGGGATGGAGACAGCTACAGTCTGCGCTGGGAAACAATGAAAATGCAATACGAACACATAGACCACACATTTGAGATCCAGTACACGAAAGACACGGCCACGTGGAAG GACAGCAAGACTGAGACCCTCCAGAACGCCCACAGCATGGCCCTGCCAGCCCTGGAGCCCTCCACCAGATACTGGGCCAGGGTGAGGGTCAGGACCTCCCGCACCGGCTACAATGGAACCTGGAGCGACTGGAGTGAGGTGTGCTCCTGGGACACCGAGTCGG TGCTGCCCATGTGGGTGCTGGCTCTCGTTGTGATCTTCCTCACCATCGCTGTGCTCTTGGCCCTCCGCTTCTGTGGCATCTACGGGTACAG GCTGCGTAGAAAGTGGGAGGAGAGGATCCCCAACCCCAGCAAGAGCCACCTGTTCCAG AACGGGAGTGCAGAGCTTTGGACCCCAGGCAGCATGATGGCCTTCACCAGCGGGAGCCCCCTACACCAGGGGCCGTGGGACAGCCGCTTCCCTGAGCTGGAGGG GGTGTTCCCTGTAGGATTCGGGGACAGCGAGGTGTCACCTCTCACCATAGAGGACCTCGGGCATGTCTGTGATCCACCATCTGGGCCTGACACGACTCCAGCTGCCTCCGATCTGCCCACAGAgcagccccccagcccccagccaggCCCGCCTGCCTCCTCCCACACGCCTGAGAAGCAGGTTTCCAGCTTTGACTTCAATGGGCCCTACCTGGGGCCGCCCCACAGCCGCTCCCTGCCTGACATCCTGGGCCAGCCAGAGCCCCCACAGGCGTGTGGGAGCCAGAAGTCCCCACCTCCGGGGTCCCTGGAGTACCTGTGTCTGCCTGCTGGGGGGCAGGTGCAGCTGGTCCCTCTGGCCCAGGCGATGGGACATGGCCAGGCCATGGACGTGGAGAGGAGGCCGAGCCAGGGGGCTGCAGGGAGTTCCTCCCTGGAGTCCGAGGGAGACCCTGCCCCTCCTGTTCTTGGGCCAAGGGTGGGAGGACAGGACCCAAAGGACAGCCCTGTGGCTATACCCGCGAGCTCTGGGGTTCCTGAGGACCCTGGAGTGGCCTCTGGTTACGTCTCCTCTGCAGACCTGGTACTCCCCCCACACTCAGGGGCCTCGGCTCTCTCCCTGGTTCCCTCTCCGGGCATCCCCTCAGACCAGACCCCCAGCTTCTGTCCTGGGCTGGCCAGTGGACCccctggagccccaggccctGTGAAGTCAGGGTTTGAGGGCTATGTGGAGCTCCCTCCAACTGAGGGCCAGTCCCCCAAGTCCCCAGTGAACAATCTTGTCCCCCCTGAGGTCAGAAGCCCTGTCCTGAATCCAGGGGAACGCCGGGCAGATGTGTCCCCAACATCCCCACAGCCCGAGGGCCTCCTTGTCCTGCAGCAGGTGGGCGACTATTGCTTCCTCCCCGGCCTGGGCCCCGGCCCTCTCTCACCACGGAGTAAACCCTCTTCCCCGGGACCCTGTCCTGAGATCAGGGATCTAGACCAGGCTTGTCAGGTCAAGAAGCCCCCAGGCCAGGCTGTGCCCCAGGTGCCCGTCATTCAGCTGTTCAAAGTCCTGAAGCAGCAGGACTACCTGTCTCTGCCCCCTTGGGAGGTCAACAAGCCTGGGGAGGTGTGTTGA
- the LOC105464508 gene encoding cytokine receptor common subunit beta isoform X2, producing MALAQRLLSMALLALCWGHSLPGAEETIPLRTLRCYNDYTSHITCRWADTQDAQRLVNVTLSRRVNEDPPEPVSCDLSEDMPWSACPYPRCVPRRCVIPYQSFVVTDVDYYSFQPDRPLGTQLTVTLTQHVQPPAPKDLQINTDQDHFLLTWSVAPGSPQSHWLSLGDLESEVVYKRLQDSWEDAATLLSNASQATLGPEHLMPSSTYVARVRTRLASGSRLSGRPSEWSPEVRWDSQPGDEAQPQNLQCFFDGAAVLSCSWEVRQEVASSVSFGLFYKPSPDAGEEECSPVLREGLGSLYTRHHCQIPVPDPGTHGQYIVSVQPRRAEKRIKSSENIQMAPPSLNVTRDGDSYSLRWETMKMQYEHIDHTFEIQYTKDTATWKDSKTETLQNAHSMALPALEPSTRYWARVRVRTSRTGYNGTWSDWSEVCSWDTESEFPVTMEARKSRAADWVLGLQVLPMWVLALVVIFLTIAVLLALRFCGIYGYRLRRKWEERIPNPSKSHLFQNGSAELWTPGSMMAFTSGSPLHQGPWDSRFPELEGVFPVGFGDSEVSPLTIEDLGHVCDPPSGPDTTPAASDLPTEQPPSPQPGPPASSHTPEKQVSSFDFNGPYLGPPHSRSLPDILGQPEPPQACGSQKSPPPGSLEYLCLPAGGQVQLVPLAQAMGHGQAMDVERRPSQGAAGSSSLESEGDPAPPVLGPRVGGQDPKDSPVAIPASSGVPEDPGVASGYVSSADLVLPPHSGASALSLVPSPGIPSDQTPSFCPGLASGPPGAPGPVKSGFEGYVELPPTEGQSPKSPVNNLVPPEVRSPVLNPGERRADVSPTSPQPEGLLVLQQVGDYCFLPGLGPGPLSPRSKPSSPGPCPEIRDLDQACQVKKPPGQAVPQVPVIQLFKVLKQQDYLSLPPWEVNKPGEVC from the exons ATGGCGCTGGCCCAGAGGCTGCTCTCCATGGCCCTGCTGGCCCTGTGCTGGGGGCACAGCCTGCCAGGGGCAGAAG AAACCATCCCACTGCGGACCCTACGCTGCTACAATGACTACACCAGCCACATCACCTGCAGGTGGGCGGACACCCAGGATGCCCAGCGGCTTGTCAACGTGACCCTCAGTCGccgggtgaatga GGACCCTCCAGAGCCAGTGTCCTGTGACCTCAGTGAAGACATGCCCTGGTCAGCCTGCCCCTATCCCCGCTGCGTGCCCAGGAGATGTGTCATTCCTTACCAGAGTTTTGTCGTCACGGACGTTGACTACTACTCATTCCAACCAGACAGGCCTCTGGGCACCCAGCTCACCGTCACTCTGACCCAGCATG TCCAGCCTCCTGCGCCCAAGGACCTGCAGATCAACACCGACCAGGACCACTTCCTGCTGACCTGGAGTGTGGCCCCTGGGAGTCCCCAGAGCCACTGGTTGTCCCTGGGGGATCTGGAGTCTGAGGTGGTCTACAAGCGGCTCCAGGATTCTTGGGAG GATGCAGCCACCCTCCTCTCCAACGCCTCCCAGGCCACCCTGGGGCCAGAGCACCTCATGCCCAGCAGCACCTATGTGGCCCGAGTGCGGACCCGCCTGGCCTCAGGCTCTCGGCTCTCGGGACGTCCCAGCGAATGGAGCCCAGAGGTTCGCTGGGACTCCCAGCCAG GGGACGAGGCCCAGCCTCAGAACCTGCAGTGCTTCTTTGACGGGGCCGCCGTGCTCAGCTGCtcctgggaggtgaggcaggaggtggCCAGCTCAGTCTCCTTTGGCCTCTTCTACAAGCCCAGCCCAGATGCAGG GGAGGAAGAGTGCTCCCCAGTGCTGAGGGAGGGGCTCGGCAGCCTCTACACCAGGCACCACTGCCAGATTCCCGTGCCCGACCCCGGGACCCATGGCCAATACATCGTCTCCGTTCAGCCAAGGAGGGCAGAGAAACGCATAAAGAGCTCAGAAAACA TCCAGATGGCCCCTCCATCCCTCAACGTGACCAGGGATGGAGACAGCTACAGTCTGCGCTGGGAAACAATGAAAATGCAATACGAACACATAGACCACACATTTGAGATCCAGTACACGAAAGACACGGCCACGTGGAAG GACAGCAAGACTGAGACCCTCCAGAACGCCCACAGCATGGCCCTGCCAGCCCTGGAGCCCTCCACCAGATACTGGGCCAGGGTGAGGGTCAGGACCTCCCGCACCGGCTACAATGGAACCTGGAGCGACTGGAGTGAGGTGTGCTCCTGGGACACCGAGTCGG AGTTTCCTGTTACCATGGAAGCAAGAAAATCTAGAGCCGCAGACTGGGTCCTTGGATTGCAAG TGCTGCCCATGTGGGTGCTGGCTCTCGTTGTGATCTTCCTCACCATCGCTGTGCTCTTGGCCCTCCGCTTCTGTGGCATCTACGGGTACAG GCTGCGTAGAAAGTGGGAGGAGAGGATCCCCAACCCCAGCAAGAGCCACCTGTTCCAG AACGGGAGTGCAGAGCTTTGGACCCCAGGCAGCATGATGGCCTTCACCAGCGGGAGCCCCCTACACCAGGGGCCGTGGGACAGCCGCTTCCCTGAGCTGGAGGG GGTGTTCCCTGTAGGATTCGGGGACAGCGAGGTGTCACCTCTCACCATAGAGGACCTCGGGCATGTCTGTGATCCACCATCTGGGCCTGACACGACTCCAGCTGCCTCCGATCTGCCCACAGAgcagccccccagcccccagccaggCCCGCCTGCCTCCTCCCACACGCCTGAGAAGCAGGTTTCCAGCTTTGACTTCAATGGGCCCTACCTGGGGCCGCCCCACAGCCGCTCCCTGCCTGACATCCTGGGCCAGCCAGAGCCCCCACAGGCGTGTGGGAGCCAGAAGTCCCCACCTCCGGGGTCCCTGGAGTACCTGTGTCTGCCTGCTGGGGGGCAGGTGCAGCTGGTCCCTCTGGCCCAGGCGATGGGACATGGCCAGGCCATGGACGTGGAGAGGAGGCCGAGCCAGGGGGCTGCAGGGAGTTCCTCCCTGGAGTCCGAGGGAGACCCTGCCCCTCCTGTTCTTGGGCCAAGGGTGGGAGGACAGGACCCAAAGGACAGCCCTGTGGCTATACCCGCGAGCTCTGGGGTTCCTGAGGACCCTGGAGTGGCCTCTGGTTACGTCTCCTCTGCAGACCTGGTACTCCCCCCACACTCAGGGGCCTCGGCTCTCTCCCTGGTTCCCTCTCCGGGCATCCCCTCAGACCAGACCCCCAGCTTCTGTCCTGGGCTGGCCAGTGGACCccctggagccccaggccctGTGAAGTCAGGGTTTGAGGGCTATGTGGAGCTCCCTCCAACTGAGGGCCAGTCCCCCAAGTCCCCAGTGAACAATCTTGTCCCCCCTGAGGTCAGAAGCCCTGTCCTGAATCCAGGGGAACGCCGGGCAGATGTGTCCCCAACATCCCCACAGCCCGAGGGCCTCCTTGTCCTGCAGCAGGTGGGCGACTATTGCTTCCTCCCCGGCCTGGGCCCCGGCCCTCTCTCACCACGGAGTAAACCCTCTTCCCCGGGACCCTGTCCTGAGATCAGGGATCTAGACCAGGCTTGTCAGGTCAAGAAGCCCCCAGGCCAGGCTGTGCCCCAGGTGCCCGTCATTCAGCTGTTCAAAGTCCTGAAGCAGCAGGACTACCTGTCTCTGCCCCCTTGGGAGGTCAACAAGCCTGGGGAGGTGTGTTGA
- the LOC105464508 gene encoding cytokine receptor common subunit beta isoform X4 has translation MALAQRLLSMALLALCWGHSLPGAEETIPLRTLRCYNDYTSHITCRWADTQDAQRLVNVTLSRRVNEDPPEPVSCDLSEDMPWSACPYPRCVPRRCVIPYQSFVVTDVDYYSFQPDRPLGTQLTVTLTQHVQPPAPKDLQINTDQDHFLLTWSVAPGSPQSHWLSLGDLESEVVYKRLQDSWEDAATLLSNASQATLGPEHLMPSSTYVARVRTRLASGSRLSGRPSEWSPEVRWDSQPGDEAQPQNLQCFFDGAAVLSCSWEVRQEVASSVSFGLFYKPSPDAGEEECSPVLREGLGSLYTRHHCQIPVPDPGTHGQYIVSVQPRRAEKRIKSSENIQMAPPSLNVTRDGDSYSLRWETMKMQYEHIDHTFEIQYTKDTATWKDSKTETLQNAHSMALPALEPSTRYWARVRVRTSRTGYNGTWSDWSEVCSWDTESVLPMWVLALVVIFLTIAVLLALRFCGIYGYRLRRKWEERIPNPSKSHLFQNGSAELWTPGSMMAFTSGSPLHQGPWDSRFPELEGVFPVGFGDSEVSPLTIEDLGHVCDPPSGPDTTPAASDLPTEQPPSPQPGPPASSHTPEKQVSSFDFNGPYLGPPHSRSLPDILGQPEPPQACGSQKSPPPGSLEYLCLPAGGQVQLVPLAQAMGHGQAMDVERRPSQGAAGSSSLESEGDPAPPVLGPRVGGQDPKDSPVAIPASSGVPEDPGVASGYVSSADLVLPPHSGASALSLVPSPGIPSDQTPSFCPGLASGPPGAPGPVKSGFEGYVELPPTEGQSPKSPVNNLVPPEVRSPVLNPGERRADVSPTSPQPEGLLVLQQVGDYCFLPGLGPGPLSPRSKPSSPGPCPEIRDLDQACQVKKPPGQAVPQVPVIQLFKVLKQQDYLSLPPWEVNKPGEVC, from the exons ATGGCGCTGGCCCAGAGGCTGCTCTCCATGGCCCTGCTGGCCCTGTGCTGGGGGCACAGCCTGCCAGGGGCAGAAG AAACCATCCCACTGCGGACCCTACGCTGCTACAATGACTACACCAGCCACATCACCTGCAGGTGGGCGGACACCCAGGATGCCCAGCGGCTTGTCAACGTGACCCTCAGTCGccgggtgaatga GGACCCTCCAGAGCCAGTGTCCTGTGACCTCAGTGAAGACATGCCCTGGTCAGCCTGCCCCTATCCCCGCTGCGTGCCCAGGAGATGTGTCATTCCTTACCAGAGTTTTGTCGTCACGGACGTTGACTACTACTCATTCCAACCAGACAGGCCTCTGGGCACCCAGCTCACCGTCACTCTGACCCAGCATG TCCAGCCTCCTGCGCCCAAGGACCTGCAGATCAACACCGACCAGGACCACTTCCTGCTGACCTGGAGTGTGGCCCCTGGGAGTCCCCAGAGCCACTGGTTGTCCCTGGGGGATCTGGAGTCTGAGGTGGTCTACAAGCGGCTCCAGGATTCTTGGGAG GATGCAGCCACCCTCCTCTCCAACGCCTCCCAGGCCACCCTGGGGCCAGAGCACCTCATGCCCAGCAGCACCTATGTGGCCCGAGTGCGGACCCGCCTGGCCTCAGGCTCTCGGCTCTCGGGACGTCCCAGCGAATGGAGCCCAGAGGTTCGCTGGGACTCCCAGCCAG GGGACGAGGCCCAGCCTCAGAACCTGCAGTGCTTCTTTGACGGGGCCGCCGTGCTCAGCTGCtcctgggaggtgaggcaggaggtggCCAGCTCAGTCTCCTTTGGCCTCTTCTACAAGCCCAGCCCAGATGCAGG GGAGGAAGAGTGCTCCCCAGTGCTGAGGGAGGGGCTCGGCAGCCTCTACACCAGGCACCACTGCCAGATTCCCGTGCCCGACCCCGGGACCCATGGCCAATACATCGTCTCCGTTCAGCCAAGGAGGGCAGAGAAACGCATAAAGAGCTCAGAAAACA TCCAGATGGCCCCTCCATCCCTCAACGTGACCAGGGATGGAGACAGCTACAGTCTGCGCTGGGAAACAATGAAAATGCAATACGAACACATAGACCACACATTTGAGATCCAGTACACGAAAGACACGGCCACGTGGAAG GACAGCAAGACTGAGACCCTCCAGAACGCCCACAGCATGGCCCTGCCAGCCCTGGAGCCCTCCACCAGATACTGGGCCAGGGTGAGGGTCAGGACCTCCCGCACCGGCTACAATGGAACCTGGAGCGACTGGAGTGAGGTGTGCTCCTGGGACACCGAGTCGG TGCTGCCCATGTGGGTGCTGGCTCTCGTTGTGATCTTCCTCACCATCGCTGTGCTCTTGGCCCTCCGCTTCTGTGGCATCTACGGGTACAG GCTGCGTAGAAAGTGGGAGGAGAGGATCCCCAACCCCAGCAAGAGCCACCTGTTCCAG AACGGGAGTGCAGAGCTTTGGACCCCAGGCAGCATGATGGCCTTCACCAGCGGGAGCCCCCTACACCAGGGGCCGTGGGACAGCCGCTTCCCTGAGCTGGAGGG GGTGTTCCCTGTAGGATTCGGGGACAGCGAGGTGTCACCTCTCACCATAGAGGACCTCGGGCATGTCTGTGATCCACCATCTGGGCCTGACACGACTCCAGCTGCCTCCGATCTGCCCACAGAgcagccccccagcccccagccaggCCCGCCTGCCTCCTCCCACACGCCTGAGAAGCAGGTTTCCAGCTTTGACTTCAATGGGCCCTACCTGGGGCCGCCCCACAGCCGCTCCCTGCCTGACATCCTGGGCCAGCCAGAGCCCCCACAGGCGTGTGGGAGCCAGAAGTCCCCACCTCCGGGGTCCCTGGAGTACCTGTGTCTGCCTGCTGGGGGGCAGGTGCAGCTGGTCCCTCTGGCCCAGGCGATGGGACATGGCCAGGCCATGGACGTGGAGAGGAGGCCGAGCCAGGGGGCTGCAGGGAGTTCCTCCCTGGAGTCCGAGGGAGACCCTGCCCCTCCTGTTCTTGGGCCAAGGGTGGGAGGACAGGACCCAAAGGACAGCCCTGTGGCTATACCCGCGAGCTCTGGGGTTCCTGAGGACCCTGGAGTGGCCTCTGGTTACGTCTCCTCTGCAGACCTGGTACTCCCCCCACACTCAGGGGCCTCGGCTCTCTCCCTGGTTCCCTCTCCGGGCATCCCCTCAGACCAGACCCCCAGCTTCTGTCCTGGGCTGGCCAGTGGACCccctggagccccaggccctGTGAAGTCAGGGTTTGAGGGCTATGTGGAGCTCCCTCCAACTGAGGGCCAGTCCCCCAAGTCCCCAGTGAACAATCTTGTCCCCCCTGAGGTCAGAAGCCCTGTCCTGAATCCAGGGGAACGCCGGGCAGATGTGTCCCCAACATCCCCACAGCCCGAGGGCCTCCTTGTCCTGCAGCAGGTGGGCGACTATTGCTTCCTCCCCGGCCTGGGCCCCGGCCCTCTCTCACCACGGAGTAAACCCTCTTCCCCGGGACCCTGTCCTGAGATCAGGGATCTAGACCAGGCTTGTCAGGTCAAGAAGCCCCCAGGCCAGGCTGTGCCCCAGGTGCCCGTCATTCAGCTGTTCAAAGTCCTGAAGCAGCAGGACTACCTGTCTCTGCCCCCTTGGGAGGTCAACAAGCCTGGGGAGGTGTGTTGA